In Brevundimonas subvibrioides, a genomic segment contains:
- a CDS encoding alpha-ketoglutarate-dependent dioxygenase AlkB codes for MEPFPDLPGFLYRPGALDPAARTDLLAEVQAAISIAPFYRPVTPGGKPFSVRMTNMGRVGWVSDRAGYRYQTTHPETGAPWPPIPATLLMLWDGLTGGSAPPDACLVNLYRDTARMGLHQDRDEADLTAPVVSVSLGDTAVFRIGRADGGPTRSIRLGSGDVCALTGPARLARHGIDRLLAGSSSLIPGGGRINLTLRRAT; via the coding sequence ATGGAGCCGTTCCCCGACCTGCCCGGCTTTCTCTACCGGCCCGGCGCGCTCGACCCGGCGGCCCGGACGGACCTGCTGGCCGAGGTCCAGGCGGCAATCAGCATCGCGCCCTTCTATCGGCCGGTCACGCCGGGCGGAAAGCCGTTCTCGGTCCGGATGACCAATATGGGTCGGGTCGGCTGGGTGTCGGACCGCGCGGGCTATCGCTACCAGACCACCCACCCGGAGACGGGCGCGCCCTGGCCACCGATCCCGGCCACGCTTCTGATGCTGTGGGATGGACTGACCGGCGGGAGCGCTCCGCCGGATGCCTGTCTGGTCAATCTGTATCGGGACACGGCCCGCATGGGCCTGCATCAGGACCGGGACGAGGCCGACCTGACCGCACCGGTCGTGTCGGTCTCGCTGGGAGACACCGCCGTGTTCCGCATCGGCCGGGCGGACGGGGGCCCGACGCGGTCGATCCGGCTGGGTTCGGGCGACGTCTGCGCCCTGACCGGGCCCGCCCGACTGGCCCGGCACGGCATCGACCGTCTTCTGGCCGGGTCATCGTCCCTGATCCCCGGCGGCGGGCGCATCAATCTGACCCTCAGGCGCGCGACCTGA
- a CDS encoding Trm112 family protein, with protein sequence MSDTFNTPSSVDPRLLEVLVCPVTRGKLDYDRAANELISRGAKLAFPIRDGVPIMLPEEARALD encoded by the coding sequence ATGAGCGACACTTTCAACACCCCCTCCTCGGTCGATCCCCGCCTGCTGGAGGTGCTGGTTTGCCCTGTCACGCGCGGAAAGCTGGACTATGACCGCGCGGCCAACGAGCTGATTTCCAGGGGCGCCAAACTGGCCTTTCCGATCCGTGATGGCGTGCCGATCATGCTGCCGGAAGAGGCGCGGGCGCTGGACTGA
- a CDS encoding LON peptidase substrate-binding domain-containing protein: MAQGYVKAVDLPQVIPVFPLPGSILLPRGQLPLNIFEPRYLNMIDDAMAGDRVVGMIQPVGGPRPLPSLSAVGCAGRITSFAETSDGRYLVTLTGVARFRVASELPTQTPYRQVRAIFAPFESDLTAPTGGETFERQTFLAALRAYLERRQLEIDWETAEAAPQEALINSLSMALPFDGPEKQALLESLTLDDRVAVLTALMRIDAAEMGDGDGPTAMQ, encoded by the coding sequence ATGGCCCAGGGCTATGTGAAGGCCGTCGACCTGCCCCAGGTCATTCCGGTGTTCCCCCTGCCGGGGTCCATCCTGCTGCCGCGCGGGCAGTTGCCGCTGAATATCTTCGAGCCGCGCTATCTGAACATGATCGACGACGCCATGGCGGGCGATCGGGTCGTGGGCATGATCCAGCCGGTCGGCGGACCGCGCCCCCTGCCCAGCCTCTCGGCCGTGGGCTGCGCCGGGCGGATCACCAGCTTCGCCGAGACCTCGGACGGGCGCTATCTGGTCACCCTGACCGGGGTGGCCCGGTTCCGCGTCGCGTCGGAACTGCCGACCCAGACCCCCTATCGTCAGGTGCGCGCCATCTTCGCCCCGTTCGAGAGCGACCTGACGGCACCGACCGGGGGCGAGACGTTCGAGCGGCAAACCTTTCTCGCCGCGCTCCGCGCCTATCTCGAGCGCCGCCAGCTGGAAATCGACTGGGAAACGGCCGAGGCGGCCCCGCAGGAAGCCCTGATCAACAGCCTGTCCATGGCCCTGCCATTCGACGGGCCGGAGAAACAGGCGCTGCTGGAGTCCCTGACACTGGATGACCGCGTCGCGGTCCTGACCGCCCTGATGCGCATCGACGCGGCCGAGATGGGCGACGGCGACGGCCCGACCGCGATGCAGTGA
- a CDS encoding thioredoxin family protein, with product MSLVDPTPTAGADDLIKDGSDAGFMTDVIAQSRIQPVIVDFWATWCGPCRTLTPALEKQVRAAGGAVKLVKIDVDRNPAYAGQLRVQSIPTVYAFVDGQPVDGFQGAVPESQIKAFIEKLSGGEGVNSDVQQLLALGEESLGLDDFGGAAQAFAHVLTLEPENEDAIAGMARVYLAGGDADQARQTLAMAPAESKNVAVISLRAQLALASAAPTGETAALEAALRANPADHQARYDLSLAQAASGDLKGAVTNLLDIVQADLEWNDHAARKQLLVVFEAAGLSSDIARDGRRRLSSILFA from the coding sequence ATGAGCCTTGTCGACCCCACTCCGACCGCCGGCGCTGACGACCTGATCAAGGACGGGTCGGATGCGGGATTCATGACGGACGTGATCGCCCAGTCGAGGATCCAGCCGGTCATCGTCGACTTCTGGGCCACCTGGTGCGGACCGTGCCGGACCCTGACGCCTGCGCTGGAGAAACAGGTCCGGGCCGCGGGCGGCGCGGTCAAGCTGGTCAAGATCGACGTCGACAGGAACCCGGCCTATGCCGGTCAGCTGCGGGTCCAGTCGATCCCGACCGTCTATGCCTTCGTCGACGGCCAGCCGGTCGACGGTTTTCAGGGCGCGGTGCCCGAGAGCCAGATCAAGGCCTTCATCGAGAAACTGTCGGGCGGGGAGGGCGTCAACTCCGACGTCCAGCAGCTGCTGGCGCTCGGCGAGGAATCCCTGGGCCTGGACGACTTCGGTGGCGCCGCCCAGGCCTTCGCCCATGTCCTGACCCTGGAGCCGGAGAACGAGGACGCCATCGCCGGGATGGCGCGCGTCTATCTGGCCGGCGGCGATGCCGACCAGGCCCGCCAGACCCTGGCCATGGCGCCGGCCGAGTCGAAGAACGTCGCCGTCATCAGCCTGCGGGCCCAGCTTGCCCTGGCCTCGGCCGCCCCGACTGGCGAGACGGCCGCGCTGGAGGCCGCCCTGCGCGCCAACCCCGCCGATCATCAGGCCCGCTATGACCTCTCGCTGGCCCAGGCCGCGTCAGGCGATCTGAAGGGGGCGGTCACCAACCTGCTGGACATCGTCCAGGCCGATCTGGAGTGGAACGACCACGCGGCCAGAAAGCAGTTGCTGGTCGTGTTCGAGGCCGCCGGCCTGTCGTCCGACATCGCCAGGGACGGGCGTCGCCGCCTGTCCTCCATCCTGTTCGCATAA
- a CDS encoding prolyl-tRNA synthetase associated domain-containing protein, which produces MTPQPLHDRDSLLRWMGERAIAGATTDHDAVFRVEEGLELKASLPGAHTKNLFLKDRKGRMWLISARQDTVIDLKAAPRIIGSDRLSFGNEALMFETLGVRPGSVTALGLINDVDRRVTLVLDRRLWQADIVNFHPLTNTATTALTQAAFRQFLAAIDREPLVIDFAA; this is translated from the coding sequence ATGACCCCTCAACCGCTGCATGACCGCGACAGCCTCCTGCGATGGATGGGCGAGCGTGCGATCGCCGGGGCGACCACGGACCACGACGCCGTGTTCCGGGTGGAAGAGGGTCTCGAACTCAAGGCCTCCCTGCCGGGTGCGCACACCAAGAACCTGTTCCTGAAGGACAGGAAGGGCCGAATGTGGCTGATCTCGGCCCGTCAGGACACGGTCATCGACCTGAAGGCCGCGCCCCGGATCATCGGCTCGGACCGCCTGTCGTTCGGCAACGAGGCCCTGATGTTCGAGACGCTGGGCGTCCGGCCCGGCTCGGTGACGGCGCTGGGACTGATCAACGATGTCGACCGGCGCGTGACCTTGGTGCTGGACCGCCGTTTGTGGCAGGCCGACATCGTCAACTTTCATCCCCTGACCAATACGGCCACAACGGCGCTGACGCAGGCGGCTTTCCGTCAGTTTCTGGCCGCGATCGACCGCGAGCCCCTCGTGATCGACTTCGCCGCTTGA
- a CDS encoding DUF6065 family protein, producing the protein MELECYPMSARPPDMVPGRQSRNWMDAFVSRHPYRCLPLTMANTTGWEILCPFTFTAEWNGGPSQADITITPERPQPELDHFVTSHFSRGVLTMHPQYLFRTPPGWGMICSGSPNHVKDGIQPLVGLIETDWLPFPFTMNWIFTRPGRVRFERGEPFCFINLVEHRKMEAVQPVIRTLESNPVMKGQFEAWNRQRTDFNTRLASGDPNAAKEAWQRFYFKGEIPEALGSAPETHANKRRLKTPRVG; encoded by the coding sequence TTGGAACTGGAATGCTATCCCATGTCGGCCCGTCCGCCGGACATGGTGCCGGGTCGCCAGTCGCGGAACTGGATGGACGCCTTCGTCAGCCGGCATCCCTATCGCTGCCTGCCGCTGACCATGGCCAACACCACGGGGTGGGAAATCCTGTGTCCCTTCACCTTCACGGCCGAGTGGAACGGGGGGCCGTCGCAGGCCGACATCACGATCACGCCGGAGCGCCCGCAGCCGGAGCTGGACCATTTCGTCACCTCGCATTTCTCGCGCGGTGTCCTGACCATGCACCCCCAGTATCTGTTCCGCACACCGCCGGGCTGGGGGATGATCTGCTCGGGATCGCCCAACCATGTGAAGGACGGCATCCAGCCCCTGGTCGGTCTGATCGAGACGGACTGGCTGCCGTTTCCGTTCACGATGAACTGGATCTTCACCCGGCCGGGTCGGGTCCGGTTCGAGCGGGGCGAGCCGTTCTGCTTCATCAATCTGGTCGAGCACCGGAAGATGGAGGCGGTGCAGCCCGTGATCCGGACGCTGGAATCCAATCCGGTGATGAAGGGTCAGTTCGAGGCCTGGAACCGGCAGCGCACGGACTTCAACACCCGCCTGGCGTCGGGCGACCCCAATGCGGCCAAGGAGGCCTGGCAGCGGTTCTATTTCAAGGGCGAGATTCCGGAAGCCCTGGGGTCGGCCCCCGAAACCCATGCCAACAAGCGCCGGTTGAAGACGCCCCGGGTCGGCTGA
- a CDS encoding CC0125/CC1285 family lipoprotein, translating into MKTPTKTLLLVAASALTLGACATATPYAPAGYNGQRGGYAEQRLETDRYRVSFAGNSVTSREQVEMSLLLRAAELTTESGYDWFSTANRATDRDTRYQTIGDPFFDRYRYWGPSWRYYGRLGWSSWGDPFWGRDDFDVRQVDRYEASAEIVMGRGTKPAGDANAFDAREVIANIGSRVTRPM; encoded by the coding sequence ATGAAAACCCCGACCAAGACCCTTCTTCTGGTCGCCGCATCCGCCCTGACCCTCGGGGCCTGCGCCACGGCCACGCCCTATGCCCCCGCCGGCTACAACGGTCAGCGCGGTGGCTATGCCGAACAGCGGCTGGAGACCGATCGCTATCGCGTCAGCTTCGCGGGCAACTCGGTCACCTCCCGCGAACAGGTGGAGATGTCGCTGCTTCTGCGGGCCGCCGAGCTGACGACCGAGAGCGGTTACGACTGGTTCTCGACCGCCAACCGCGCGACCGATCGCGACACCCGCTATCAGACGATCGGCGACCCCTTCTTCGACCGCTATCGCTACTGGGGTCCGTCGTGGCGCTACTACGGGCGCCTGGGCTGGAGCTCCTGGGGCGATCCCTTCTGGGGCCGCGATGACTTCGACGTCCGCCAGGTCGATCGGTATGAGGCCTCCGCCGAGATCGTCATGGGTCGGGGCACCAAGCCCGCCGGCGACGCCAATGCCTTCGACGCCAGAGAAGTGATCGCCAACATCGGCAGCCGCGTCACCCGCCCGATGTGA
- a CDS encoding LysE family translocator: MTLPVDPHLFWVFVGVMTVLAVTPGPANLFSVAAGIERGRRAALIAVLGMNTATLVWFGAAALGLGALVAALPQVFRVVAIGGALYVAWLGVSSLRGAFARQPEAALTEGRTHPRRPAFVDGFLVQLANPKIVLFFSAVLPPFMDAERPAAPQLAVFACVVVGMDLITMSAYGLGGAALARRMSEPRFRRAFGVLVGVLLLLASVLIVSRLE, translated from the coding sequence ATGACGCTGCCGGTCGATCCGCATCTGTTCTGGGTTTTCGTGGGCGTGATGACGGTTCTGGCGGTGACGCCCGGCCCGGCCAACCTGTTCTCGGTTGCCGCCGGGATCGAACGCGGTCGGCGGGCGGCGCTGATCGCCGTGCTGGGCATGAATACGGCGACCCTGGTGTGGTTCGGGGCCGCAGCCCTGGGTCTGGGGGCGCTCGTCGCCGCCCTGCCCCAGGTTTTCCGGGTCGTCGCGATCGGCGGCGCTCTCTATGTCGCCTGGCTGGGCGTATCGTCCTTGCGAGGGGCCTTCGCCCGTCAGCCCGAGGCCGCCCTCACCGAAGGTCGCACCCACCCGCGACGCCCGGCCTTTGTCGACGGCTTCCTGGTGCAGCTGGCCAATCCCAAGATCGTGCTGTTCTTCTCGGCCGTCCTGCCGCCCTTCATGGATGCGGAGCGGCCGGCCGCGCCCCAGCTGGCGGTCTTCGCCTGCGTCGTCGTCGGCATGGACCTGATCACGATGAGCGCCTACGGTCTGGGTGGCGCGGCCTTGGCCAGACGCATGAGCGAACCCCGGTTCCGGCGGGCGTTCGGCGTCCTCGTCGGGGTTCTGCTGCTGCTGGCTTCCGTGCTGATTGTGTCGCGATTAGAATGA
- a CDS encoding S1 family peptidase, with product MNLPRPADLLLYAGVGALLVFASLAQRENADAPPAPPPPDAIEGALLGPITPFDPAVTVIAPDIPFQPASGTAFSIAGEGRWLTAKHVVEGCRRPALVVGGGRAVSADVRLSPRADIALLITAGGPPALPVTTVAPLHVGQRGFHPGFPQGTPGEVASRLLGREVLHVQGRGRHDEPVLAWAEVGRTEGLDGTLAGLSGAPVMDRRGRVVGVTIAEAPRRGRVYTTAPDTLGPAIRGEQRPDEPLTSEPVTTENYGRVADDLRRDLRVAQVVCLSA from the coding sequence GTGAATCTGCCCCGACCCGCCGATCTGCTGCTCTATGCCGGGGTGGGCGCGCTGCTCGTCTTCGCCTCCCTGGCCCAGCGCGAGAACGCCGACGCGCCCCCGGCGCCGCCACCGCCCGACGCGATCGAAGGTGCCCTGCTGGGCCCCATCACGCCGTTCGATCCTGCCGTCACCGTCATCGCGCCCGACATCCCGTTCCAGCCCGCGTCGGGAACCGCCTTTTCGATCGCCGGCGAGGGGCGCTGGCTGACGGCCAAACATGTGGTCGAGGGGTGTCGTCGCCCCGCCCTGGTGGTCGGCGGCGGCCGGGCGGTCTCGGCCGACGTCCGCCTGTCGCCGCGCGCCGACATCGCCCTGCTGATCACGGCCGGAGGACCTCCGGCCCTGCCGGTCACCACCGTGGCCCCCCTGCACGTCGGCCAGCGCGGTTTCCATCCGGGCTTTCCGCAGGGCACGCCCGGCGAGGTCGCCTCGCGTCTTCTGGGCCGGGAAGTGCTGCATGTGCAGGGTCGGGGCCGTCACGACGAGCCCGTGCTGGCCTGGGCCGAGGTCGGGCGCACCGAGGGCCTGGACGGCACGCTGGCAGGCCTGTCGGGAGCGCCCGTCATGGATCGCAGGGGCCGGGTCGTGGGCGTGACGATCGCAGAGGCTCCGCGACGGGGCCGGGTCTATACCACCGCGCCGGATACCCTGGGTCCGGCGATCCGGGGCGAACAGCGGCCGGACGAGCCCCTGACCAGCGAGCCCGTCACCACCGAAAACTATGGCCGCGTCGCGGACGACCTGCGGCGCGACCTGCGGGTGGCGCAGGTCGTGTGTCTGTCGGCCTGA
- a CDS encoding DUF350 domain-containing protein, with protein MAPSSLSETLTSPEVQAFASGFPVLVLHMVVTFALLGAGAVVYGLLTPWKEIALIREGNAAAGVAFGGVLIGLAIPLAVSMSVSTSVVDIALWGVATLVLQLLAFRVVDLLLTGLPQRIQDGEVSAAVLLVSAKLATALILAAALTG; from the coding sequence ATGGCTCCGTCGTCCCTGTCCGAGACCCTGACCAGCCCCGAAGTCCAGGCCTTCGCCAGCGGATTTCCGGTTCTGGTCCTGCATATGGTTGTGACCTTCGCCCTGCTCGGCGCGGGCGCGGTCGTCTATGGGCTGCTGACGCCCTGGAAGGAGATCGCCCTGATCCGCGAGGGCAATGCGGCCGCGGGCGTGGCCTTCGGCGGGGTGTTGATCGGACTGGCGATTCCGCTGGCGGTATCCATGTCCGTCTCGACATCGGTCGTCGACATCGCCCTGTGGGGTGTGGCCACCCTGGTGCTGCAGTTGCTGGCCTTCCGCGTCGTCGATCTGCTGCTGACGGGCCTGCCCCAGCGCATCCAGGACGGCGAAGTCTCGGCTGCCGTTCTGCTGGTCTCGGCCAAGCTGGCCACGGCCCTGATCCTCGCTGCCGCCCTGACGGGATGA
- a CDS encoding (deoxy)nucleoside triphosphate pyrophosphohydrolase, translating into MSDPALPIVLVVAAALVDIDGRVLIARRPEGKALAGLWEFPGGKVEPGERPEAALVRELNEELGIDVQEACLAPFVFASHAYDSFHLLMPLYLCRRWSGLVVAREHAALAWVRPNALSDYPMPPADAPLVAWLRDLL; encoded by the coding sequence ATGTCCGATCCTGCCCTGCCCATCGTTCTCGTCGTCGCCGCCGCCCTGGTGGACATCGACGGTCGTGTGCTGATCGCGAGGCGCCCGGAAGGCAAGGCGCTGGCGGGCCTGTGGGAGTTTCCCGGCGGCAAGGTCGAGCCGGGCGAGCGGCCCGAAGCGGCCCTTGTCCGCGAGTTGAACGAGGAACTGGGCATCGACGTTCAGGAAGCCTGTCTGGCCCCGTTCGTCTTCGCCAGCCACGCTTATGATTCGTTTCACCTACTTATGCCATTGTATCTGTGTCGGCGCTGGTCCGGCCTGGTCGTCGCGCGCGAGCACGCCGCCCTGGCCTGGGTCCGGCCCAATGCCTTGTCTGACTATCCCATGCCCCCCGCCGATGCCCCGCTCGTGGCCTGGCTGAGGGATCTGCTCTAG
- a CDS encoding Flp family type IVb pilin — protein sequence MSLIRRFLSDEQGATAIEYAMIIGAMLLVIVAGATAFSTKVIVMFNRASAAMASTTT from the coding sequence ATGTCCCTGATCCGCCGCTTTCTGAGCGATGAACAAGGTGCCACAGCGATCGAATACGCCATGATCATCGGCGCGATGCTGCTGGTCATCGTGGCGGGCGCGACGGCCTTTTCCACCAAGGTCATCGTGATGTTCAACCGGGCCAGCGCCGCCATGGCGAGCACCACAACCTGA
- a CDS encoding protein-disulfide reductase DsbD family protein — protein MRLPVLIAWLFVLLAGTLALPEGSAARTGLSRAVPAAAPGAQRNARIEVELVPMNAWAAPGSTAVVALRQKIQPGWHTYWRNPGDSGGPTTLDWSLPPGVLAGDILWPLPRRQRLDDIVNLGYQDQVFLPVPIDIPASARPGTQVPLTVTALLFVCSDEMCVPDSFTLRLDLPIRDGTPPLVGTDGAAIQRLVESAPRPAGITAHATLADGRLVLSASGGPLTGADIGRATFYPFEAGLIDHDVALTANAGPDGLGLTLAPTSDLVSAGLSEPLAGVLATDAGAWEISAVPGTVLPGTTGRSLATADGADGASPGVATAAQAIVFALLGGLILNLMPCVFPVLALKAAALARSSRSAKEARADGLAYLAGVLVTFLLLGATLLLLRGLGQEIGWGFQLQSPPVVAILALLMLVVGLNLAGLFQIGLGLQAAGGSRLSRLNGPIGAFLTGILAVVVSAPCTAPFMAVALGAALVLPAPIALLVFLFLGLGLALPYLAVSLSPGVLARLPRPGPWMERLQRILAVPMFAAAVWLGWVFLRQQGWTAALLLMAGAAFMGAAVWAFGHRQREMAAGGPGRPLMLVSALTLIVALGVTGVAASLTPPARTGAGSGNGPATRPWSPMAVAEARAQGRPVLVDFTADWCVSCKINERTSLHSPRVADAIARTGTVYLVADWTRRDPTIARELASHGRSGVPLYLVYAPDEARPRILPQLLTEGVVIEALEATRSSARPTGRPAAAGR, from the coding sequence GTGCGCCTGCCCGTCCTGATCGCCTGGCTGTTCGTCCTGCTTGCGGGCACCCTTGCCTTGCCCGAAGGATCGGCTGCCCGGACCGGACTGTCACGGGCGGTTCCTGCCGCGGCGCCGGGAGCCCAGCGCAACGCGCGCATCGAGGTCGAACTGGTGCCCATGAATGCCTGGGCCGCGCCGGGATCGACGGCGGTGGTGGCGCTGCGCCAGAAGATCCAGCCCGGCTGGCATACCTACTGGCGCAATCCCGGCGATTCCGGAGGGCCGACGACGCTGGACTGGAGCCTGCCTCCGGGCGTCCTCGCCGGCGACATCCTGTGGCCCCTGCCCCGGCGCCAGCGCCTGGACGACATCGTCAACCTGGGCTATCAGGATCAGGTCTTCCTGCCGGTCCCGATCGATATTCCCGCCAGCGCCCGGCCCGGCACGCAGGTTCCCCTGACCGTGACCGCCCTGCTGTTCGTGTGCAGCGACGAGATGTGCGTGCCGGACAGCTTCACCCTGCGGCTGGACCTGCCGATCCGCGACGGCACACCGCCCCTGGTCGGTACGGACGGCGCGGCAATCCAGCGCCTGGTCGAAAGCGCGCCCCGACCGGCCGGAATCACGGCGCACGCGACCCTGGCCGACGGCCGGCTGGTGCTCAGCGCGAGCGGCGGTCCCCTGACCGGAGCGGATATCGGCCGCGCGACCTTCTATCCCTTCGAGGCGGGTCTGATCGACCATGACGTCGCCCTGACCGCGAACGCAGGGCCGGACGGCCTCGGCCTGACGCTGGCCCCGACCAGCGACCTCGTTTCGGCCGGCCTGTCGGAACCGCTGGCGGGCGTTCTGGCCACCGATGCGGGCGCCTGGGAAATCTCGGCGGTTCCCGGCACGGTGCTGCCGGGCACCACCGGCCGATCCCTCGCGACCGCCGATGGGGCTGACGGGGCATCCCCGGGCGTAGCCACAGCGGCGCAGGCCATCGTCTTCGCTCTTCTGGGCGGGTTGATCCTGAACCTGATGCCCTGCGTGTTTCCTGTCCTGGCCCTGAAGGCGGCGGCCCTGGCGCGTTCGTCGAGAAGCGCGAAGGAGGCCCGGGCCGACGGCCTAGCCTATCTGGCCGGAGTTCTGGTGACGTTTCTGCTGCTCGGAGCCACCCTGCTGCTGCTGCGCGGTCTGGGCCAGGAGATCGGCTGGGGCTTCCAGCTGCAGTCGCCGCCGGTCGTGGCGATCCTGGCGCTGCTGATGCTGGTGGTGGGTCTGAACCTTGCGGGCCTGTTCCAGATCGGGCTGGGCCTTCAGGCGGCGGGCGGGTCGCGGCTGTCGCGGCTGAACGGCCCGATCGGGGCTTTCCTGACGGGCATTCTGGCTGTGGTGGTGTCGGCCCCCTGCACGGCACCTTTCATGGCTGTGGCCCTGGGGGCGGCGCTGGTCCTGCCCGCACCGATCGCCCTGCTGGTCTTCCTGTTCCTCGGCCTCGGGCTGGCCCTGCCCTATCTGGCGGTCAGCCTGTCGCCGGGTGTGCTGGCCCGCCTGCCGCGCCCGGGCCCATGGATGGAGCGGCTGCAGCGGATCCTGGCCGTGCCCATGTTTGCCGCCGCCGTCTGGCTTGGCTGGGTGTTCCTGCGGCAGCAGGGCTGGACGGCCGCCCTTCTGCTGATGGCGGGCGCGGCCTTTATGGGCGCAGCAGTCTGGGCGTTCGGGCATCGTCAGAGGGAAATGGCGGCGGGTGGACCAGGGCGGCCCCTGATGCTCGTCTCCGCTCTGACCCTCATCGTCGCCCTGGGCGTCACCGGGGTGGCGGCCAGCCTGACCCCCCCGGCGCGCACCGGAGCCGGGTCGGGCAACGGCCCGGCCACGCGGCCGTGGTCACCGATGGCAGTGGCGGAGGCGCGGGCGCAGGGCCGTCCTGTCCTGGTCGATTTCACGGCCGACTGGTGCGTCAGCTGCAAGATCAACGAGCGCACGTCGCTTCACTCGCCACGCGTCGCCGACGCCATCGCCCGTACCGGCACGGTCTATCTGGTCGCGGACTGGACCCGGCGCGATC